One Mycolicibacterium goodii genomic region harbors:
- a CDS encoding glycosyltransferase has translation MYEFEDLIGAIDTVDLIAPQDTPDPADARSPLGHVTRTLQRLGAKAFRRFSVVLEGKLPTAGLRRLPAGIRRDYEILFVSNQSANDLYNIGPCAMWRSRARVSMCYIDEIYPSDVAGLGSLLSVLKLFDHVFVSVRDTVEPLAAVTGRPCHFLAPSVDTLEFCPYPEEPKRVIDFYAMGNRPPETHRALLRMADRGDWYYVYDTLKNSPVTSHTEHRVRLAEMLKRTRFFLVTAVRHYNPERTRGNQELGLRYFEGAAAGTVLIGDAPCNESFRQNFGWGDSVIPLGFNSGDIAGVIRKLEADPARLERIRRTNAANSLRLHDHVHRWGQILSIAGLEETADMRARRRQLDELAASIEQKMPEFR, from the coding sequence TTGTACGAGTTCGAGGATCTCATAGGTGCAATTGACACGGTTGACCTGATCGCGCCGCAGGACACGCCGGATCCGGCTGATGCCCGCAGTCCGCTCGGTCATGTCACCCGCACGCTACAGCGACTGGGGGCGAAGGCGTTTCGACGGTTCTCGGTGGTACTGGAGGGAAAGCTCCCCACCGCCGGCCTGCGCCGGCTTCCTGCCGGCATCAGGCGCGACTACGAAATCCTTTTCGTCAGCAATCAATCGGCGAACGACCTGTACAACATCGGGCCGTGCGCGATGTGGCGATCCAGGGCGCGGGTCTCGATGTGCTACATCGATGAGATCTACCCCTCTGATGTGGCCGGTCTCGGCAGTCTGTTGAGCGTCCTCAAGCTGTTCGACCATGTCTTTGTATCTGTGCGTGACACCGTGGAACCACTTGCCGCGGTCACCGGTCGGCCATGTCATTTCCTGGCGCCCTCCGTCGACACGCTGGAATTCTGCCCATACCCCGAGGAACCGAAGCGGGTCATCGATTTCTACGCGATGGGCAATCGTCCTCCAGAGACGCACAGGGCGTTGCTTCGGATGGCGGATCGTGGCGACTGGTACTACGTGTACGACACGTTGAAGAACTCGCCGGTCACCAGTCACACCGAGCATCGTGTGCGCCTGGCGGAGATGCTGAAGCGGACACGGTTCTTCCTGGTGACGGCCGTCAGGCACTACAACCCCGAGCGAACCAGGGGCAATCAGGAGTTGGGACTGCGCTATTTCGAGGGTGCGGCCGCCGGCACGGTCCTCATCGGTGACGCTCCGTGCAATGAGTCCTTCAGGCAGAACTTCGGATGGGGGGATTCGGTGATCCCGCTCGGGTTCAATTCTGGTGACATCGCCGGTGTGATCCGGAAATTGGAGGCCGATCCGGCTCGCCTCGAGCGGATTCGCAGGACCAACGCGGCGAACTCTCTCCGACTTCATGACCACGTGCACCGATGGGGGCAGATTCTATCCATTGCGGGCCTTGAGGAGACGGCTGACATGCGGGCTCGCCGACGGCAACTGGACGAACTGGCGGCGTCCATCGAACAGAAAATGCCAGAATTCCGGTGA